In one Burkholderiales bacterium GJ-E10 genomic region, the following are encoded:
- a CDS encoding DNA polymerase III subunit beta: MQLVKAPRDSVLRPLQVVGGIVERRQTLPILANVLLRRDPARLTFTTTDLEIQIQTAMDVTSSTESGSATVSARKLIDILRALPDVEVQLSYVNRKLTIQAGRSKFSLQTMSADEYPTVAQAPVNVDFTVPASSLKYLLSMVHYAMATQDIRYYLNGMLLVIEGPKVRAVATDGHRLAMCEFERTETSGAIDVIVPRKTVQELARLLPDGEEPVRIQVASNQVRFEFGSIELVSKLVEGKFPDYAKVIPANNPKSFLIGREEFMQSLSRAAILTTEKFKGVRLVLANGSLKVSASNTDQEEAQEEIEIDYSGEPLDIGFNVTYLLDVLGNLKCDQIRVSLGDSLGSALITIPDSDRFQYVVMPMRI; this comes from the coding sequence ATGCAACTAGTCAAAGCGCCACGCGATTCGGTGCTCCGGCCGTTGCAAGTGGTCGGCGGAATCGTCGAGCGGCGACAGACCCTGCCGATTCTCGCCAACGTCCTGCTTCGCCGCGACCCGGCACGACTGACCTTCACGACCACCGACCTGGAGATCCAGATCCAGACCGCCATGGACGTGACCTCTTCGACCGAGTCGGGATCGGCGACGGTTTCCGCACGCAAGCTGATCGACATCCTGCGTGCGCTGCCGGACGTCGAGGTGCAGCTTTCCTACGTCAATCGCAAACTCACGATCCAGGCCGGCCGTAGCAAGTTCTCGCTACAGACGATGTCGGCGGACGAATACCCCACCGTCGCCCAGGCGCCGGTCAACGTCGATTTCACCGTCCCCGCGTCGTCGCTCAAGTACCTGCTGTCGATGGTCCACTACGCCATGGCGACGCAGGACATCCGCTACTACCTCAACGGCATGCTGCTGGTGATCGAGGGACCCAAGGTCCGCGCCGTCGCCACCGATGGCCATCGCCTCGCGATGTGCGAGTTCGAGCGCACTGAGACCAGCGGCGCCATCGACGTCATCGTCCCGCGCAAGACCGTGCAGGAACTCGCGCGCCTGTTGCCCGATGGCGAAGAGCCGGTGCGCATCCAGGTGGCGTCCAACCAGGTGCGCTTCGAGTTCGGCTCGATCGAACTCGTCTCCAAGCTCGTCGAAGGCAAGTTTCCCGACTACGCCAAGGTCATCCCGGCCAACAATCCCAAGAGCTTCCTCATCGGCCGCGAAGAGTTCATGCAGTCGCTGTCGCGCGCCGCGATCCTCACCACCGAGAAGTTCAAGGGGGTGCGTCTGGTGCTGGCGAATGGCTCGCTCAAGGTGAGCGCCAGCAACACCGACCAGGAAGAGGCGCAGGAAGAGATCGAAATCGACTATTCCGGTGAGCCGCTCGACATCGGCTTCAACGTCACTTATCTGCTGGACGTGCTTGGCAATCTCAAGTGCGACCAGATTCGCGTATCGCTCGGTGATTCCCTGGGAAGCGCCCTGATCACGATTCCCGATTCCGACCGCTTCCAGTACGTCGTCATGCCGATGCGGATCTGA